The following proteins come from a genomic window of Aspergillus luchuensis IFO 4308 DNA, chromosome 3, nearly complete sequence:
- a CDS encoding putative C6 transcription factor (COG:K;~EggNog:ENOG410PVXM;~InterPro:IPR036864,IPR007219,IPR001138;~PFAM:PF00172,PF04082;~go_function: GO:0000981 - DNA-binding transcription factor activity, RNA polymerase II-specific [Evidence IEA];~go_function: GO:0003677 - DNA binding [Evidence IEA];~go_function: GO:0008270 - zinc ion binding [Evidence IEA];~go_process: GO:0006351 - transcription, DNA-templated [Evidence IEA];~go_process: GO:0006355 - regulation of transcription, DNA-templated [Evidence IEA]), producing the protein MQVRRNISPILHYMTHSSLTLRRRKKAKCPGEQPVCSLCARLNQQCAYAGEHRRSSTAGLAIPREGASVPPGSENRISEILEERLGSLEARMGQVLDALGQNSPRQEPREAAPRTAVMSNAVASLLSPNIPFPTWEKVLAIAELYLIYCHSQPLPLFQKEGFLDSLRSRDPEIVYAMLALSIRFSQDESSQTGGFTSLVNGYTEVARGLVMRRVSEGPIELSTLQSLCLLSLVDFANGNTHRSSIHCSLAMNLAQCANLGLESGLVQAPAAREERRRCFWSICLLKRLHGVDFDNLDFPDGCFPQFPESPSRPPPTISSSNGANETRSSSMQDQGILAYVIMLSEIFAKTVKYVRRHGKPSNVPPWSSQSEYSRILTALMERETQMPYSHRFKPANLSERTLEDLQERRDYWGPWLLNQFLYHTILCLLNHPLLLSLSLRNFRSTIPEIFLQHSSDLISSHTTWIIHFIDYFEERSFVVSDPFLGYSAAVVATIELQLSFTENTTIREEKRNRFYKCVSFVQNLGRKWPHMARLADRLQSLEDAVSASYELESGAQNKYLLIDLSRFWEILEYSSNSDAESARRMFGDSLYSEAPTPGAEVSQTSPLPEPFRLHTQQSLPQSPTSQFNIQTPIITADAQYPMGVGSPTYDEYSILATNFFSQAQDFLRSGDPRNGFGNL; encoded by the exons ATGCAGGTGAGACGGAACATTAGTCCGATCTTGCACTATATGACGCACTCCTCACTGACTCTTCGCAGACGCAAGAAGGCAAAATGTCCTGGGGAGCAGCCAGTCTGCTCCTTGTGTGCCCGGTTAAACCAGCAATGCGCCTATGCTGGAGAACATAGGAGATCTTCAACAGCTGGGCTTGCCATCCCACGGGAGGGGGCTTCTGTGCCTCCCGGCTCAGAGAACAGGATCTCGGAAATCTTG GAGGAACGACTGGGAAGCCTTGAGGCTAGAATGGGGCAAGTTCTCGATGCCCTGGG GCAGAACAGCCCCAGACAAGAGCCACGGGAAGCTGCTCCTCGCACTGCTGTAATGAGCAACGCTGTGGCATCCCTTTTAAGCCCAAatatccccttccccacttGGGAAAAGGTGCTCGCAATTGCAGAGCTTTATCTGATATATTGCCACTCGCAGCCCCTTCCACTCTTTCAGAAGGAAGGCTTCCTCGATAGCCTGAGGAGCCGTGACCCAGAGATAGTATATGCGATGTTGGCGCTGAGCATTCGGTTCTCTCAGGACGAGAGTTCGCAGACTGGCGGGTTCACGTCACTTGTTAATGGCTATACGGAAGTAGCCAGGGGCTTGGTTATGAGGAGGGTTTCGGAAGGGCCAATAGAGCTCTCAACTCTTCAGAGCCTATGCCTCTTGAGCTTGGTGGATTTTGCCA ATGGAAACACACACCGTTCGAGCATCCATTGCAGTTTGGCAATGAACTTGGCACAATGTGCCAACCTTGGCCTAGAGTCTGGCTTAGTACAAGCCCCAGCTGCACGTGAAGAGCGCAGGCGCTGCTTCTGGAGCATTTGTCTCTTGAAGCGTCTTCACGGAGTTGATTTCGACAATCTAGATTTTCCTGATGGCTGCTTTCCCCAGTTCCCAGAAAGTCCTAGCCGGCCGCCTCCAACGATCTCATCAAGCAATGGGGCAAATGAAACACGGTCATCAAGCATGCAGGATCAGGGTATTTTAGCATACGTGATCATGCTCAGTGAAATATTTGCAAAAACTGTAAAATATGTCAGACGCCATGGGAAGCCTAGCAACGTACCCCCGTGGTCTTCACAATCAGAGTATTCGAGAATATTGACTGCTCTTATGGAACGGGAAACGCAGATGCCATACAGCCACAGGTTCAAGCCAGCGAATTTGAGTGAAAGAACACTTGAGGATCTACAAGAAAGGAGAGATTACTGGGGCCCATGGTTACTGAATCAGTTCCTATATCATACGATTCTGTGTCTTTTGAATCACCCGCTATTGCTCTCTCTCAGCCTCAGAAATTTCCGGAGTACGATTCCCGAGATATTCTTGCAGCACAGCTCGGACTTGATTTCGTCGCACACGACATGGATAATTCATTTTATCGACTACTTCGAAGAAAGATCTTTCGTTGTCTCGGATCCTTTCTTGGGCTATAGTGCTGCTGTGGTAGCAACCATTGAATTGCAGCTTAGCTTCACGGAGAACACTACCATTCGCGAAGAGAAACGCAACAGGTTTTACAAATGTGTTAGTTTCGTGCAGAATCTAGGACGCAAGTGGCCACATATGGCACGTTTG GCGGACAGATTGCAGAGCTTGGAAGATGCTGTCTCAGCATCCTATGAACTTGAGTCTGGTGCTCAGAATAAGTACTTACTCATAGATCTCTCGCGCTTCTGGGAGATCCTCGAGTATTCTTCCAATAGTGATGCAGAGTCAGCCCGTCGCATGTTTGGGGACTCACTTTATTCTGAAGCTCCCACACCTGGAGCCGAAGTGTCGCAGACGTCCCCTTTACCGGAGCCTTTTCGTTTGCATACACAACAATCTCTACCACAGTCGCCAACATCTCAATTCAACATTCAGACCCCCATCATCACGGCCGATGCACAGTATCCCATGGGTGTCGGCTCGCCTACTTACGATGAATACTCAATATTAGCCACAAACTTCTTTTCGCAAGCCCAGGACTTTCTGCGAAGTGGTGATCCGAGGAACGGATTCGGAAACTTATGA
- the BNA5_1 gene encoding kynureninase (L-kynurenine hydrolase) (COG:E;~EggNog:ENOG410PH7Q;~InterPro:IPR000192,IPR015424,IPR010111,IPR015422, IPR015421;~go_component: GO:0005737 - cytoplasm [Evidence IEA];~go_function: GO:0003824 - catalytic activity [Evidence IEA];~go_function: GO:0030170 - pyridoxal phosphate binding [Evidence IEA];~go_function: GO:0030429 - kynureninase activity [Evidence IEA];~go_process: GO:0006569 - tryptophan catabolic process [Evidence IEA];~go_process: GO:0009435 - NAD biosynthetic process [Evidence IEA]), translated as MSKSNGVSLAFPAEAATKEYAASLDSSDSLAAFREKFIVPSKANIASKKLAKPGLSPESCIYFCGNSLGVQPKATARYLEAQLDTWSSIGVGGHFTDLEGSPLKQWQLLSEQAAESMSKIVGAKPEEVAAMGTLTTNLHLLLASFYKPTQTKHKILMDWKAFPSDHYAIESHIAWHDLDPKKSMVLIGPDEGEYEISTQKIFSYIDKHADEAAMILLPGIQYYTGQLFDIQKITKYAHSRNMVVGWDLAHAFANVELNLHDWNVDFAAWCTYKYGNAGPGAMGGLFVHERHGEVDYSAGEDAPKFRHRLTGWYGGDRSVRFKMDNKFKPIPGAGGFQISNPSAIDLACLCAALSVFDETSMADLRKKSKMLTAYLEFLLLKDTEEESRPFSIITPTDPDARGAQLSLLLKPGLLQNVAQKLQEAGIVCDKREPGVVRVAPVPLYNSFSEVWTFVNIFKGALQQ; from the exons ATGTCGAAGTCGAATGGCGTCAGCCTGGCATTCCCCGCCGAAGCAGCGACAAAGGAATATGCAGCATCTCTAGACTCCTCTGATAGCCTTGCTGCATTCCGGGAGAAGTTCATCGTCCCATCGAAAGCAAACATTGCTTCCAAAAAGTTAGCAAAGCCTG GCCTTTCGCCCGAGTCATGCATTTACTTCTGCGGTAATTCACTTGGCGTTCAACCCAAGGCCACAGCAAGGTACTTGGAAGCACAGTTGGACACTTGGTCATCTATCGGAGTTGGTGGCCACTTCACTGATCTTGAGGGCTCACCATTGAAGCAATGGCAGCTGCTCTCAGAGCAAGCAGCTGAATCAATGAGCAAGATTGTGGGAGCAAAGCCAGAAGAAGTCGCAGCGATGGGGACACTTACAACGaaccttcatcttctgctggcTAGTTTCTACAAGCCGACGCAAACCAAGCACAAGATCTTGATGGACTGGAAGGCTTTCCCAAGTGATCAC TATGCTATCGAATCTCATATTGCCTGGCATGACCTGGATCCCAAGAAGTCTATGGTGCTCATCGGCCCAGACGAAGGCGAATACGAGATTTCCACCCAGAAGATTTTCTCTTATATCGACAAGCATGCTGATGAGGCTGCTATGATACTCCTTCCTGGTATCCAATATTATACTGGACAACTGTTCGACATTCAGAAAATTACTAAATATGCCCATTCACGCAACATGGTTGTTGGCTGGGATCTGGCCCATGCCTTCGCTAATGTTGAGCTAAACCTGCATGATTGGAACGTTGATTTTGCAGCATGGTGCACGTATAAGTACGGAAATGCTGGTCCTGGGGCAATGGGGGGCCTTTTCGTGCATGAACGACACGGAGAAGTCGATTACAGCGCGGGAGAAGATGCACCCAAGTTCCGTCACCGTCTAACCGGATGGTATGGTGGTGATCGATCGGTCAGATTTAAGATGGATAACA AGTTCAAGCCCATTCCTGGCGCTGGAGGGTTTCAGATTTCGAATCCTTCGGCCATCGACCTAGCGTGTCTTTGTGCCGCCCTATCGGTGTTTGATGAAACATCAATGGCAGATCTTCGCAAGAAATCAAAGATGCTAACAGCATACCTTGAGTTCCTTTTGCTCAAGGATACTGAAGAGGAATCCAGGCCGTTCAGCATTATCACGCCCACAGACCCCGATGCGAGAGGCGCACAACTGAGTTTGCTACTCAAGCCTGGCCTGCTGCAGAATGTTGCGCAGAAGTTGCAGGAAGCAGGAATAGTCTGCGATAAGCGGGAGCCGGGTGTCGTGCGTGTTGCTCCGGTTCCTTTGTACAACAGCTTCAGCGAGGTTTGGACATTTGTAAATATTTTCAAGGGTGCACTACAACAGTGA
- a CDS encoding cytochrome c oxidase subunit 7 (COG:S;~EggNog:ENOG410PT1T;~InterPro:IPR039297;~PFAM:PF02238;~TransMembrane:1 (o44-63i)), whose protein sequence is MFRTAPRLAGFVFRENRVPYYQRLFQQHDGKRQWWKTERSGYLMWPYLISVYGMGIATTYAMGRMVFGHKTWFGKA, encoded by the exons ATGTTCCGCACCGCTCCTCGTCTGGCTGG GTTCGTGTTCCGTGAGAACCGTGTCCCTTACTACCAGCGCCTTTTCCAGCAGCACGACGGCAAGCGCCAGTGGTGGAAG ACTGAGCGCAGTGGTTACCTCATGTGGCCCTACCTCATCTCCGTCTACGGCATGGGCATCG CTACTACCTACGCTATGGGTCGTATGGTCTTT GGCCACAAGACCTGGTTCGGCAAGGCGTAA